From the genome of Acropora palmata chromosome 8, jaAcrPala1.3, whole genome shotgun sequence:
aaccttACTTAATACTGAAAGTAGCATTTCCGACCTtcatgatttcaaaattttcaaggaGAGGAttcccccagacccctctacaCGTTGGCGCCTTCCGCGCTCGCTAGTAAGCCCCTAATTCAAAATACGCTCCGCCTTCCCTCTTATGGGTAATCGCAAACAACTGCGAGGGAAAGGGGAGCCGGCGTGAGTGAAGAATGTTATAAATACTAGAAAGGAACAAATCGCAGAAGAGGAGCAAACAACGCAGCTGACGAAAGGCTGGTGCAGAAGTGCGGAAGCTCAACTGGCATAAATTACACAGAGCGTAAAATACATTACTCGAAGTATAACTGACACCTTATGTGGGATTCCTGTGGTGCCAAGATACACCGGTTTCAGAGACTTGGCCCCAGCTTGCTTGTTTGCATTGTAGATCGCATCGAAGGTAGGGAAGCGATAGGTAGTTTGTCAGTTCTTTCCTGTCTCGGTTTTTAAAAGCATGGGAGAGAAACCGTTGTCAGATCTGGATAGGAAGCGACAAATCTCTCTTCGGAAGCTCCCTGTTGTGGAGGACTTGAACAGCATAAAAGAATCCTTCAATCGCCATTTGCACTACTCGCTTGTAAAAGACCGCAATGTTGCCACGAAGCGCGATTATTTCAACTCCCTGGCTCACACAGTGAAGGATCACTTAGTTGGAAAGTGGATTCGTTCACAACAGTCTTATTATGAGAAGGATCCAAAGGTATTTTGCTGCTTTCCACATGCACTTAAATGCACCAGATGATCTCAGTGTGACTTGTAATTTTTGAAACCTGGACTCGATATTGCTCGTCAAGTGTTCAATTGGTGGTCATGAAATTTTACTGAGCTTgcgaaaaattaatatttgacTGCTTAATATCTGTCTGTTAACGAAACAACATAATCGTGCGACAGTGTTTTATGTGGTGATGTTTACACGGTGTTCAAACTTGTTCGGTGCACATCgaacaaaaaatttgcaagAAACGCCTTTTTCCTCATTTCTCAAGTGGCCGTATGAATACATTGACATGTCATGTTTATTCTACACGCTCTACATTCTGCACAGCCGGCCATTCCCTTTACTTAATTTATCTTAAGCCGTGTTGCGCAATTCGACATTatatttttatcaattttcatCAAATAAGTCATTAGTTTGgactttttactttttgtttcgcAAACGAGCATCAATATTggtcataaattattatgagCGGGtattaaaacattttaaggaGATTTAAAATTAACAGTCACGCCAAATAATTTAACTGACATATTTTTTCTATTGATACACATAATTTCAAACGGAGGCAAAGTTTTTGAAATCCACAACTGGGTTTCTAACGAATATTGCTCACATGTAAAGTATTTACTTGATTTAATGTATTTGTGATTAATAAAGATTTACCTATTTTccggaaaaagaaaaaggttttgaCGTCAGAAGTAATTAgcttattatttatttgtagTAAAAATAGTAAGTGGAAGATACAAATTTAAGTCAGATTAGtaattttaattacttttatgtttaattactgaaaaaaaatttgaaattgagtTGTTATGATTATTCTTTTCtgtaatgtaaaataatgGAAGCATGATCACATAATATTAAAATCTTAAAACCCATGCAATAGTTATTGGGAGCCTGGTCAAATATCTGAAGGGCAATTTCAGATTCTCCCCTGTGAGGAATAAAGAGACTTGTGGtcaataaatttattattgaccaagtgggaggtcaagatggctggatattggtcAAGTTCTCTGAGACAAAGGTCcataaaaatgccaaaaaggaaGGAGACCAATATCAAGCTATCTTTActgaactagcttggtcaataaaggATTTATTACATGGCATTCCACGTTGCTTTgtgcttttacttttttgtttactGGTTTTTGTTGGAAGAGGTATAGTCTTgaaactcatcaacatttttgttttcattcttgttGACACTTCCAGTTTTCTTATTTCCTAGTTCCACCctgacagagaaatcacagaaaatcttttacTGTCatagaaaatattttgtgacAGAAAATTTTCGTGCACCTGCTTGAACTTCAGTAAAATGTTATTGTGGGAACAAAATGGGCAATCCCAAGCAGGCAGTATTGCTCCATCTTGCCTGCTTGGGTAGCCAAGCACAGTATGGAATTTGGTTCATCTTGCCTGCTCACAGAGCTAGtcatacaataataattattatggtttGGGCCTCATTCCAGTACATTTACGTTTCATCTTGCAAGGTATACAGTATATAAACAAACTCCAAATAGAGTTACAGTATAAAAATGCCAGTTGGATCAAGGTGATACTGAGTGAGTCACTTGCATATTACTGGTCTGAAAGACATCTTTAACATGTATGTCTCGACCAGTTTACAACAGATTGGAAAGTTTTCTACCACAGTAGCTACGTTTAGTATTTCAAAACTCTTTTCTCAATTCATAAAATGcatgtatttgtatttttctgcTGGCGTCAATTCCAATTTATGATTGAAGGTGCTAGTGTTTCTTGCGAGAATGACCCATGCTTCATGTAGTTTGTCTGTGTGGGGTAAAAATGAAGCGCCTTTGAAAATTAAGTTGTCTTCAGTTAGTCATGTGAAACAAGTGACATTGTGAGCATGTGTACACAAATGacagtaatattttttccttttaaagcaCAGCTATGGTATGGGGATCTGGGAATAGTTATATcataatagaccattttacagttgtgtgcttagttgccaggcctttgaatgaatatgaggctggaggtgaccttcttttgatagaaacctcactgcttttctcatgtaaatttgtactaattagcatgagaacagtgtcattaacataagaaaagcagggaggcttctatcaaaacaaagtcatctccagcctcactttcattcagatgccaggcaactaagcaagcaactgtaaaatggtctattacgTTTTCAATGGGCCATCCAAACACACGTTGGAGGGATGATCTCACCAAACAGCTTGGGCCTGAATCGTGGAGATTGGCTAAGGACAGATTCCTATGGGATCATTCCAGGGAGGGGCTCCCCTGTCAGGAGCCAACTTACCAGTAGCCCTGataatgattatgatgatgatgatgatgcttCCATGATGTTTTCCTTGGCATTAGCATAAAATGATCAACACCAATTCTCACAGAAGAGCTAGGCAAATTTCCTGctccaatttttttgttttggatcaACTATACTGACATTTCTgtttaattgttaaataaaaattaaaatgattaaaTGCCATCCCCATGTTGCCATTTTAAGCAGAGTTAGAACTATGATGAGCGATACACACAGTGAATAAAACAAGTTTAAGAAAGCAAGGTTAACCTATCCATTATGAGTTACCCATGATGAGGCTTTGATTTTAAGacataacatttttgttttctgttttatttgttACTTTAGCGTGTCTACTATCTTTCCTTGGAATATTACATGGGTCGTGCTTTAACCAACACTATGATCAATTTGGGGATTCAAGGAGAGTGTGACGAGGCGATGTACCAGGTAGAGTGCATTGTCATTGAGGCCTGACCTGCATTACATTGAGAGTAATATGTGGACGTGCATAGACTTAGAATTTCGCTTAAAgtgttcaacttgatatctcaTGAGTgagcaaatatattttttattacatcaaCAACTTACTAACTTGCCATTCATCATTGTGGTTTCTTACCTGTGAAGATATGGCTTTTGAACCttagtggtggaaatccctatatAGCACTCCactttatataataaataaatttcaccTCTCAGGAACACCAAGATTCTCTGGTAAGTAGGttgcaaatttctttgtttctcaTTAACAGCTTGGTTTGGACATGGAAGAGCTAGAAGGAGTTGAAGAAGATGCTGGTCTTGGTAATGGAGGACTCGGTAGACTTGCAGCCTGTTTCCTTGATTCACTTGCAACCCTTGGTTATCCTGCTTATGGTTATGGAATCAGATATGAATATGGAATATTCAAACAATCCATTGATGGCAATGGGAGTCAGGTAcattatttgcattaaaaagCAGATTACTTTATTTATCTGCATCAAAGGCCATACCAATATGTGAGGGTTGATTATCATAATGTCTCAATATTAGGACAATTTATTGGGAATTTTAACTAAGATGTGGGAAATCAGTCTATTCTTTCTTAAATTACAATGTGAACTCGTCACAATTTTGCAACTTGCACAAATTGTTTTAGTCACAAAACCGCAAACGTTTGTTGCTTCAGTACAAGAGGGCTCAGATCTGTCTATGTTCCGTACAtgtacaaataattattgttttgtctctTTCCACTTAATGAAGACATTAGTGTCACTTCTTCATAGTGATAACTTCAAATGATGTGGGCATCTTTGAAACTCAAAAACTTAAGCTTGAGACTTCAAGAAACCATTATGCTACAAAAAACTTATCGTTACTGGTATGCAGCACTACTTGCAGGAGAAGGTTTAAGTTGCCATTGCTGTACACAGGGCATCTTTATCTTTCAGGTTGAGTTGCCAGATGACTGGCTCAAGTTTGGAAACCCTTGGGAGAAAGCCAGACCAGAGTATATGATACCCGTTGAGTTTTATGGCCGAGTGGAGTCAGATGCCAGTGGAAAGAACCATCGCTGGGTGGACACTAGCTTGATTTTTGCAACGCCATATGATCAACCTATCCCTGGATATGGCAATAACACCTGTAATACCATGAGACTGTGGGCAGCCAAGTCTCCCAAGGGCTTTGACCTTTCTTACTGTGagtgaaaattggaaaaagcaataatttgaGCAGTAacttaatgataaaaaatatgAGTGTGCCTGCCAGTAAGAGAGCAGAACAGAACTTTTTCATAACTTATGCATGAACATGGATGAGGTTTGTTAGCACATTGAGACATCCATTTAAGGGATCAACAAAACTTAGACAGATGTTTGAACACACAGCAAGCAACACTAGAAGTTCTTTATAACGATTGCCCCAGGAGAAAATAGAATGGAGGACATCTTGTGGAAGCTATTTGTGTTGGGAGTTATGTCAACaagaattataataataataacattgaaaagtttaatttttctgtatcATGACTGGCCAAGGCCAGGCATTGACAgccattttttccaaaattaatttcactttAAAGCACTAATGTTTTCTCAAATTCTCAGTCCGTGAGTATTTTATAATCTTCACATTGGTATGATAAATTTCTTTGCAGTCAATGATGGAGATTACATCAAGGCAGTTCTTGACAGGAATTTAGCAGAGAATATATCAAGAGTTTTGTATCCTAATGACAATGTAAGATTCTTCTTGTTGTGAATTGATTTTTCTTCACTCTCATCCTCTGCATTTCAGGTAATGGACAAAGtcatttctttttgccaaaaatcaACAGCACAATTTCTTGAATTCTCCTACTCAATATCAGTctattaaaattttgaaaaccatGTACAAATGGCACATGTCAGTGCAAATCATTCAAGAACCTGTTCTCATGGTGCATGTTTTACTCTTAGTTTTTTGAAGGGAAAGAATTGCGCTTAAAGCAGCAGTACTTCATGGTGTCTGCCACTCTTACAGACATTGTACGAAGGTACAAAGCACCCAAGTTTGGTTCCAAAGTGCCTGTTAGAATGACTTTTGATGATTTTCCAGACAAGGTATCATAGCATTCTCAAAAATGTTcaatattattcaaaatgtTGAATGGTATacataactattattattaatgcaaTAATTAGCTTTTTACTTCTCTCAAATGCCACCTCTTCTTCATGAGACTGTATCCATTTATAAATCATTAGCCagagcaaatttttttttgttttatgttttcATTTAACTACCATGTCcatttgtttggttttgtgttttgtttttttcccttctcaAATGGGTGAATCACCATATTAAAGAGGAAATCTTAATTGGTTTTAATTCCAAGCAGTGTATTACACACTGGATAAATGCTCTCCACCTTTTTGAACAACAGAAGCCTGTTCACACATACTGTATCATGACGCATGCTATTGAATCTTTTTGCCATTAGGTTGCCATTCAGTTGAATGATACACATCCCTCATTGGCCATACCTGAGCTAATGAGGGTCTTCTTAGACAAGGAGAAACTTTCATGGGACAAGGTAATTTTTGCAGTAAAAAAAGATtgtcaggtttttttttttctggtttgtttgttgttttttgttttttttaaccatgTCTAACGAACAATCGGATGTGCTGTATGTATTGTCTGCGACAATACATACAGCATATCCTTAACGAACTTAATGTATACCAATTCTCAAAACAACTGAAACCTCGTTTATTGTCAGAACAACATAGTTAAACATAACTTAGGCTGTGATTTTAAACCATCACCAATGAAAACTAAAGCTGTGAAATTGTTAATTTACTTGTGTACTGTTTACTCATTCTTGACATTTtgttgaataaaattaattgtctgCCCTCAGCCAGTGAATTGTCAGAAGGGAAAAGTTAGCACCAAAGAACCTGATTGAATCAAAGTTTGTTAAAAGGGAGGTTGATTATGATGACTATCATGGTGATGTTAATGATGACAAGCACAGGAGTAATATTTAACCAACCCTTGATCTTTGCTCATTCTTTCCAGGCCTGGGATATTTGTGTGAAAACCTTCAGTTACACCAATCATACTGTCCTCCCTGAAGCTCTGGAGAGGTGGCCAGTGAACATGCTTGAGTATATTCTACCACGGCACCTTCAGATCATCTATGAAATTAATTCCATCTTCCTGAAggtgattttgttgttgttgttgttgttgttgttgttgttgttgttggctTAGAGAAATGcagttaacaaaaaaaaggatttgGATTGGGCCGTGATTCAAGAAACTTACggatagccaatcaaatccACGGCCATTAAAGGTGTACTTGTTTCTTTCACACCTTACATTTTGTCTTGTACTTTATattattgtgttttctttcaagtaagcacttggaaatttttttaccCAACAGGCTATTGCAAAATTTTGTTGGTCTATACAGTTCTTGTACTTATTATTTTAGTCTAATattcaaagaaaggaaacgTTATTAGCAGGTTAACAATGCTATAGCTACTGAccaatgaaaaatgtagtGAATGGGCttcatacatacatactgtGTGTACACTTAATGAAATGTACTTACTTCATGATCTTGAGTCGATAATGCTATAGTCAAAACAAGTCTGTGAGTACACTAGTATATAGTAGTATACTGTTTGTATCATCattgtaataattacaatgattattataatattatcataTTATCCTTTGCCTCACTTGTCACCTCCATTGATGTGGAATGTGACGTTTTGACTGCATAGTGCTTGTCCTCAGGAAACTAGGAAGACTAGCAGTATGCAGTTGAAACCTTGCGATATACATCAAGTGATGATAATGTGAGACAACCAATGCtactttaatattattgtattcaCCAAGCAGGGCTTTCAATAAGTTTTTGAGTAGCAGGCTGTAGTGCAAAAGTAGACGTCTAGGCAGATGAGCGGCGAAGGCGCAAGcctctaggggggtctgggggcatgctcccccagaaaattttgaaacctagacactaagaaatgcattttccagcattttccgAGGGGTATTTTCGTCtaaaaaggcaaggaaaacgaGTGATGAGACTTATGGGTAAAGAGCCCTGTGAACGTTTCGCGAATGAACGGAAAATCATGGACAGTGGTTAGCCTGAAAtcatcaacaactttattctataaaatactagtaaaaaaaagaaatactacgTGATTAAGAAAcgtaacattttgaaagcgaacaccgaaacgatttgaaaaaggtttgaggAAAAAGAGCGGCTTGTTTTCACCATTTAGCATTCTATTAACAATCACCGTGCATATTGTTATTACAATGTTTATTAGTGAGGTTGCTTCCAAACTAGCCTGTGGACAACGAACTTCACTGGTCGCATATTCAACATCGTTAGGAGGTCGTGATCTTTGCTAGCTCATTTACATCAGTCAGGGCAAATCTATTATGTTGAAAAACCGAATTTATAAAATCGCTAATAACccatcttttgattttttttggcacaacGGCGAAAAAATTGTCCAGGACGCCTTGTCTTTTCGCCTATTTAGAACGTCACATGTACTTTGAGCTCACGTGGAGTGTCACGCAAATATTACATAACAACTGTGACAGGAAACTTGCGCGACGAAACAGTCGTTAATTTGCTACGGATAACGGCAAGCCTCCGTGATTTGCtcgaatttgtaaacaagccgcaaggttttttttttaacaaaatggctaTCATTCAGAGGTTTAGGAAATAAGATTCTTGGCTAGTGAAGCAAAAACGgctattttactttcaagaaaGACAGCGATTGAACTTTTCTGGGAAATGTCTAATACGATCTGTGAGCTAAGTAGGCGGCGGGATTAAGCAAAGTGGCCGGCGGTCTATCGCCGGTAGCCgccttctattgaaacctctGACCAAGATGAACTTacgaaataataatttttccagGTTTGAGGTGATCATTGCATTCCTTCTTTTGCTACTTCTTCAGGAATGTACAAAAGTGCAATAAACATGTCAAAACTTGTGCTTCAATGTGCAGTTTAAAACTTGGGGAAACAACCAATTTTACCCTTTTTTATcagttgaaatgttttttttcttcctacGTATTTCATCTATTTTGAGTACTCCTCATGTTTTTCCTTTGATTAGAAAGTGGAGAAGTTGTGGCCTGGAGACCTCGACAGGATGCGACGGATGTCATTGGTCGAGGAAGGCCCTGAAAAACGCATCAACATGTCGCACTTATGCATTGTAGGATCTCACACAACCAATGGTGTGGCAGCTCTGCACTCAGAACTGCTGAAAACAACCGTGTAAGTTCTCGTAAATCACTTTTCTGTGTCACTGTGTCTGTGTGAATTATGGACAACAAGCCTAATGCATGCTTACGTCAGAATTATTTTGTCACATTCAAGAACTTAAACTATCTGAGGGGGAATTGTTTTGATTCACACTGGTTTTGGAATTCACTGATATACAGTAATTCTGCAGGGGATTACCGGTAGGCGTTAAAAGTGAGGCTTGGTGGTGAACAAAGAACATTGCACTAAGGGATTTCTTTATGTTGGAAAAAGATGTCCAGATAAA
Proteins encoded in this window:
- the LOC141890512 gene encoding glycogen phosphorylase-like — its product is MGEKPLSDLDRKRQISLRKLPVVEDLNSIKESFNRHLHYSLVKDRNVATKRDYFNSLAHTVKDHLVGKWIRSQQSYYEKDPKRVYYLSLEYYMGRALTNTMINLGIQGECDEAMYQLGLDMEELEGVEEDAGLGNGGLGRLAACFLDSLATLGYPAYGYGIRYEYGIFKQSIDGNGSQVELPDDWLKFGNPWEKARPEYMIPVEFYGRVESDASGKNHRWVDTSLIFATPYDQPIPGYGNNTCNTMRLWAAKSPKGFDLSYFNDGDYIKAVLDRNLAENISRVLYPNDNFFEGKELRLKQQYFMVSATLTDIVRRYKAPKFGSKVPVRMTFDDFPDKVAIQLNDTHPSLAIPELMRVFLDKEKLSWDKAWDICVKTFSYTNHTVLPEALERWPVNMLEYILPRHLQIIYEINSIFLKKVEKLWPGDLDRMRRMSLVEEGPEKRINMSHLCIVGSHTTNGVAALHSELLKTTVFKDFYEMFPEKFQNKTNGVTPRRWLLLCNPGLSDLICEKIGDDWITDLSKLKKLERYVKDGNFRHSFMRKKQENKIRLAAFIKEEFGVDVNVNSIFDVQVKRIHEYKRQLMNCLHVIVMYNRLKADPNMDFVPRTIMIGGKAAPGYYMAKLIIKLFNNIAKVINNDPIIGDKLKLVFLENYRVSLAEKVIPAADLSEQISLAGTEASGTGNMKFMMNGALTIGTLDGANVEMREEMGKENIFIFGMTVEEVNALRAKGYKSMDYYDNSMELRKAINQIRDNFFSPTEPGAFQDIVNSLLYHDRFLLMADFDAYLKCQERVSEAYQDPDHWFSMAIHNVASSGKFSSDRTIQQYAEEIWNVKPLGVHDMKPVSIK